A region from the Salvelinus sp. IW2-2015 linkage group LG19, ASM291031v2, whole genome shotgun sequence genome encodes:
- the dhrs12lb gene encoding dehydrogenase/reductase SDR family member 12 gives MSFYRNIVWFLKGIHEYTRSGYEQAAKHFVAKELDVAVVGRSFIITGANSGIGKATAMAIAKKGGTVHMLCRNKERAEKAKEDIVRETGNTEVYVHHLDMSETHKVCEFAESFKMQYPSLNVLINNAGCMMNKREVNDDGLEKNFATNTLGVYLLTQSLIPLLQKSRDARVITVTSGGMLVQKLQPDDLQSAKGSFDGTMVYAQNKRQQVVLTEQWAKHHPAIHFSVMHPGWADTPAVSTSMPQFHQMMGERLRSAEQGADTVVWLALTRAASKTRSGKFFQDRRAVPAHLPLAWTHSSPEEVRSFMTQLEILAQAAKQPRTDTQPSFDPTY, from the exons ATGTCTTTCTATCGCAACATCGTCTGGTTTCTCAAAGGAATTCACGAATACACAAG GAGTGGCTATGAGCAAGCAGCTAAACATTTTGTGGCCAAGGAGCTGGATGTGGCTGTGGTAGGAAGGTCCTTCATAATAACAGGAGCTAACAGTGGCATAGGGAAAGCCACTGCCATGGCTATAGCTAAGAAAG GTGGTACAGTCCACATGTTATGCAGGAACAAGGAGAGAGCTGAGAAGGCCAAAGAAGATATTGTcagggagacaggaaacaca GAAGTATACGTTCACCATCTGGATATGTCCGAGACACACAAGGTGTGTGAGTTTGCTGAGTCCTTTAAGATGCAATACCCCTCCCTCAATGTGTTG ATTAATAATGCTGGGTGTATGATGAACAAGAGAGAGGTGAACGatgatggtctggagaagaacTTTGCCACCAACACACTGG GAGTGTATCTTCTCACCCAGAGCCTCATTCCACTACTTCAGAAGAGCAGGGATGCGAGGGTG ATAACAGTAACATCAGGGGGCATGCTGGTCCAGAAACTCCAACCTGATGACCTCCAGTCTGCAAAAGGTTCCTTTGACGGCACCATGGTCTACGCCCAGAATAAg AGACAGCAGGTGGTGCTGACAGAACAATGGGCCAAACACCACCCAGCCATCCACTTCTCCGTCATGCACCCTGGATGGGCCGACACACCAG cggtTTCTACATCTATGCCTCAGTTCCACCAGATGATGGGGGAAAGGCTGCGTAGTGCAGAGCAGGGAGCTGACACTGTGGTGTGGCTGGCACTGACCCGTGCTGCTAGCAAAACACGCAGCGGAAAGTTCTTCCAAG ATCGGCGGGCGGTCCCGGCCCACCTGCCCCTGGCCTGGACCCACAGTTCCCCCGAGGAGGTCCGGTCCTTTATGACCCAGCTGGAGATCTTGGCCCAGGCTGCAAAGCAGCCTCGCACCGACACACAACCCAGTTTTGACCCAACTTATTGA
- the LOC111979235 gene encoding cullin-3 isoform X2, with product MTMDEKYVNNIWDLLKNAIQEIQRKNNSGLSFEELYRNAYTMVLHKHGEKLYTGLREVVTEHLVNKVREDVLNSLNNNFLQTLNQAWNDHQTAMVMIRDILMYMDRVYVQQNNVENVYNLGLIIFRDQVVRYGCIRDHLRQTLLDMIARERKGEVVDRGAIRNACQMLMILGLEGRTVYEEDFEAPFLEMSAEFFQMESQKFLAENSASVYIKKVEARINEEIERVLHCLDKSTEEPIVKVVERELISKHMKTIVEMENSGLVHMLKNGKTEDLGCMYKLFSRVPNGLKTMCECMSSYLREQGKALVSEEGEGKNPVDYIQGLLDLKTRFDRFLLESFNNDRLFKQTIAGDFEYFLNLNSRSPEYLSLFIDDKLKKGVKGLTEQEVESILDKAMVLFRFMQEKDVFERYYKQHLARRLLTNKSVSDDSEKNMISKLKTECGCQFTSKLEGMFRDMSISNTTMDEFXQHLQSTGVSLGGVDLTVRVLTTGYWPTQSATPKCTIPPSPRHAFEVFRRFYLAKHSGRQLTLQHHMGSADLNATFHGLIKKEDGSEVGVGGAQVTGSNTRKHILQVSTFQMTILMLFNNREESTFEEIQQETDIPERELVRALQSLACGKPTQRVLTKEPKSKEIENGHVFTVNDQFTSKLHRVKIQTVAAKQGESDPERKETRQKVDDDRKHEIEAAIVRIMKSRKKMQHNVLVAEVTQQLRARFLPSPVVIKKRIEGLIEREYLARTPEDRKVYTYVA from the exons ATGACAATGGATGAGAAGTATGTCAACAACATCTGGGACCTTCTGAAGAACGCCATCCAGGAGATCCAGAGGAAGAACAACAGCGGGCTGAGCTTCGAGGAGCTCTACAGGAACGCCTACACCATGGTGCTGCACAAACACGGCGAGAAGCTCTACACAGGCCTGCGTGAGGTCGTCACCGAGCACCTCGTCAACAAA GTACGAGAAGATGTCCTCAACTCATTAAACAATAACTTCCTGCAGACATTAAATCAAGCTTGGAATGATCACCAGACGGCAATGGTCATGATCCGAGACATCCTCATGTACATG GACCGGGTGTACGTGCAGCAGAACAACGTGGAGAATGTGTACAACCTTGGCCTGATCATCTTCCGAGACCAGGTGGTGCGCTACGGCTGCATCCGAGACCACCTCCGCCAGACCCTGCTGGACATGATCGCACGGGAGAGGAAGGGCGAGGTGGTGGATAG GGGAGCGATCAGAAACGCCTGTCAGATGCTGATGATTCTCGGCCTGGAGGGCAGGACTGTGTACGAGGAAGACTTTGAGGCCCCCTTCTTAGAAATGTCTGCAGAATTCTTCCAG ATGGAGAGCCAGAAGTTCCTAGCGGAGAACAGTGCCAGTGTGTACATCAAGAAGGTGGAGGCCAGGATCAACGAGGAGATAGAGCGGGTGCTGCACTGCCTGGATAAATCCACAGAAGAGCCCATTGTCAAGGTGGTGGAGCGGGAGCTCATCTCCAAACACATGAAGACCATCGTGGAGATGGAGAACTCTGGCCTGGTCCACATGCTCAAGAACGGCAAGACCGAAG ACCTGGGCTGCATGTACAAGCTGTTTAGCCGTGTGCCTAACGGCCTGAAGACCATGTGTGAGTGTATGAGCTCCTACCTGAGGGAGCAGGGCAAGGCTCTGGtgtcagaggagggagagggcaagAACCCTGTCGACTACATCCAG GGCCTGTTGGACCTGAAGACGCGGTTCGACCGCTTCCTCCTGGAGTCGTTCAACAACGACCGGCTCTTCAAGCAGACCATCGCCGGAGACTTTGAgtacttcctcaacctaaactcCCGTTCCCCCGAGTACCTCTCCCTCTTCATCGACGACAAGCTCAAGAAGGGAGTCAAAGGG CTGACAGAGCAGGAGGTGGAGTCGATCCTGGACAAGGCCATGGTGCTCTTCAGGTTCATGCAGGAGAAGGATGTGTTTGAGAGGTACTACAAACAGCACCTGGCCCGGAGGCTGCTCACCAACAAGAGCGTCTCGGACGACTCGGAGAAGAACATGATCTCTAAGCTCAAG ACTGAGTGTGGCTGTCAGTTCACCTCTAAACTGGAAGGGATGTtcagagacatgagcatctccaACACCACCATGGACGAGTTCKGACAACACCTACAGTCCACGGGG GTGTCTCTAGGGGGGGTCGACCTCACCGTAAGAGTACTCACCACTGGCTATTGGCCCACGCAGTCGGCCACGCCCAAGTGCAccatccccccctcccccagacaTGCCTTTGAGGTCTTTAGAAG GTTCTACTTGGCCAAACACAGCGGCAGACAGTTGACACTCCAGCACCACATGGGCTCAGCAGACCTCAATGCCACCTTTCACGGTCTCATCAAGAAG GAGGATGGTTCGGAGGTAGGAGTGGGAGGAGCACAGGTGACGGGCTCGAACACCAGGAAACACATACTGCAGGTCTCTACTTTCCAGATGACCATCCTCATGCTCTTCAACAACAGAGAAGAGTCCACCTTCGAG GAGATCCAGCAGGAGACGGACATCCCGGAGAGGGAGCTGGTGCGAGCGCTGCAGTCGCTGGCCTGCGGGAAGCCCACCCAGCGCGTCCTCACCAAGGAGCCCAAGTCCAAGGAGATCGAGAACGGCCACGTGTTTACAGTCAACGATCAGTTTACCTCCAAGCTGCACAGAGTCAaaatacagacag tcgcTGCTAAGCAGGGGGAGTCTGACCCTGAGAGAAAAGAGACGCGGCAGAAGGTAGACGACGACAGGAAGCACGAAATTGAAGCAGCCATCGTCCGCATCATGAAGTCCAGGAAGAAGATGCAGCACAATGTCCTGGTAGCAGAG gtAACCCAGCAGCTGCGGGCCCGGTTCCTCCCCAGCCCCGTGGTCATTAAGAAGCGCATTGAAGGACTTATAGAGAGAGAATACTTGGCACGGACGCCCGAGGACCGCAAAGTCTACACCTACGTTGCAtaa
- the LOC111979235 gene encoding cullin-3 isoform X1 has product MSNLKGGVKKDTKMRIRAFPMTMDEKYVNNIWDLLKNAIQEIQRKNNSGLSFEELYRNAYTMVLHKHGEKLYTGLREVVTEHLVNKVREDVLNSLNNNFLQTLNQAWNDHQTAMVMIRDILMYMDRVYVQQNNVENVYNLGLIIFRDQVVRYGCIRDHLRQTLLDMIARERKGEVVDRGAIRNACQMLMILGLEGRTVYEEDFEAPFLEMSAEFFQMESQKFLAENSASVYIKKVEARINEEIERVLHCLDKSTEEPIVKVVERELISKHMKTIVEMENSGLVHMLKNGKTEDLGCMYKLFSRVPNGLKTMCECMSSYLREQGKALVSEEGEGKNPVDYIQGLLDLKTRFDRFLLESFNNDRLFKQTIAGDFEYFLNLNSRSPEYLSLFIDDKLKKGVKGLTEQEVESILDKAMVLFRFMQEKDVFERYYKQHLARRLLTNKSVSDDSEKNMISKLKTECGCQFTSKLEGMFRDMSISNTTMDEFXQHLQSTGVSLGGVDLTVRVLTTGYWPTQSATPKCTIPPSPRHAFEVFRRFYLAKHSGRQLTLQHHMGSADLNATFHGLIKKEDGSEVGVGGAQVTGSNTRKHILQVSTFQMTILMLFNNREESTFEEIQQETDIPERELVRALQSLACGKPTQRVLTKEPKSKEIENGHVFTVNDQFTSKLHRVKIQTVAAKQGESDPERKETRQKVDDDRKHEIEAAIVRIMKSRKKMQHNVLVAEVTQQLRARFLPSPVVIKKRIEGLIEREYLARTPEDRKVYTYVA; this is encoded by the exons ATGTCCAACCTCAAAGGCGGCGTCAAGAAAGACACCAAGATGAGGATAAGAGCCTTTCCT ATGACAATGGATGAGAAGTATGTCAACAACATCTGGGACCTTCTGAAGAACGCCATCCAGGAGATCCAGAGGAAGAACAACAGCGGGCTGAGCTTCGAGGAGCTCTACAGGAACGCCTACACCATGGTGCTGCACAAACACGGCGAGAAGCTCTACACAGGCCTGCGTGAGGTCGTCACCGAGCACCTCGTCAACAAA GTACGAGAAGATGTCCTCAACTCATTAAACAATAACTTCCTGCAGACATTAAATCAAGCTTGGAATGATCACCAGACGGCAATGGTCATGATCCGAGACATCCTCATGTACATG GACCGGGTGTACGTGCAGCAGAACAACGTGGAGAATGTGTACAACCTTGGCCTGATCATCTTCCGAGACCAGGTGGTGCGCTACGGCTGCATCCGAGACCACCTCCGCCAGACCCTGCTGGACATGATCGCACGGGAGAGGAAGGGCGAGGTGGTGGATAG GGGAGCGATCAGAAACGCCTGTCAGATGCTGATGATTCTCGGCCTGGAGGGCAGGACTGTGTACGAGGAAGACTTTGAGGCCCCCTTCTTAGAAATGTCTGCAGAATTCTTCCAG ATGGAGAGCCAGAAGTTCCTAGCGGAGAACAGTGCCAGTGTGTACATCAAGAAGGTGGAGGCCAGGATCAACGAGGAGATAGAGCGGGTGCTGCACTGCCTGGATAAATCCACAGAAGAGCCCATTGTCAAGGTGGTGGAGCGGGAGCTCATCTCCAAACACATGAAGACCATCGTGGAGATGGAGAACTCTGGCCTGGTCCACATGCTCAAGAACGGCAAGACCGAAG ACCTGGGCTGCATGTACAAGCTGTTTAGCCGTGTGCCTAACGGCCTGAAGACCATGTGTGAGTGTATGAGCTCCTACCTGAGGGAGCAGGGCAAGGCTCTGGtgtcagaggagggagagggcaagAACCCTGTCGACTACATCCAG GGCCTGTTGGACCTGAAGACGCGGTTCGACCGCTTCCTCCTGGAGTCGTTCAACAACGACCGGCTCTTCAAGCAGACCATCGCCGGAGACTTTGAgtacttcctcaacctaaactcCCGTTCCCCCGAGTACCTCTCCCTCTTCATCGACGACAAGCTCAAGAAGGGAGTCAAAGGG CTGACAGAGCAGGAGGTGGAGTCGATCCTGGACAAGGCCATGGTGCTCTTCAGGTTCATGCAGGAGAAGGATGTGTTTGAGAGGTACTACAAACAGCACCTGGCCCGGAGGCTGCTCACCAACAAGAGCGTCTCGGACGACTCGGAGAAGAACATGATCTCTAAGCTCAAG ACTGAGTGTGGCTGTCAGTTCACCTCTAAACTGGAAGGGATGTtcagagacatgagcatctccaACACCACCATGGACGAGTTCKGACAACACCTACAGTCCACGGGG GTGTCTCTAGGGGGGGTCGACCTCACCGTAAGAGTACTCACCACTGGCTATTGGCCCACGCAGTCGGCCACGCCCAAGTGCAccatccccccctcccccagacaTGCCTTTGAGGTCTTTAGAAG GTTCTACTTGGCCAAACACAGCGGCAGACAGTTGACACTCCAGCACCACATGGGCTCAGCAGACCTCAATGCCACCTTTCACGGTCTCATCAAGAAG GAGGATGGTTCGGAGGTAGGAGTGGGAGGAGCACAGGTGACGGGCTCGAACACCAGGAAACACATACTGCAGGTCTCTACTTTCCAGATGACCATCCTCATGCTCTTCAACAACAGAGAAGAGTCCACCTTCGAG GAGATCCAGCAGGAGACGGACATCCCGGAGAGGGAGCTGGTGCGAGCGCTGCAGTCGCTGGCCTGCGGGAAGCCCACCCAGCGCGTCCTCACCAAGGAGCCCAAGTCCAAGGAGATCGAGAACGGCCACGTGTTTACAGTCAACGATCAGTTTACCTCCAAGCTGCACAGAGTCAaaatacagacag tcgcTGCTAAGCAGGGGGAGTCTGACCCTGAGAGAAAAGAGACGCGGCAGAAGGTAGACGACGACAGGAAGCACGAAATTGAAGCAGCCATCGTCCGCATCATGAAGTCCAGGAAGAAGATGCAGCACAATGTCCTGGTAGCAGAG gtAACCCAGCAGCTGCGGGCCCGGTTCCTCCCCAGCCCCGTGGTCATTAAGAAGCGCATTGAAGGACTTATAGAGAGAGAATACTTGGCACGGACGCCCGAGGACCGCAAAGTCTACACCTACGTTGCAtaa
- the LOC111979237 gene encoding microfibril-associated glycoprotein 4-like — protein sequence MTVVSQNQPQDCSEVYDNSFTHSGVFTIYPAGPTSVVYAYCDMDTDGVKWTFFQRQIDGSVNFYRDLDHYKNGFEHAAGDHWLG from the exons ATGACTGTGGTCTCTCAGAACCAGCCTCAAGACTGCTCAGAGGTATATGACAATAGCTTCACCCACAGTGGAGTGTTTACCATCTACCCTGCTGGCCCCACGTCTGTTGTCTATGCCTACTGTGACATGGACACTGATGGAGTGAAATGGACT ttcttccagagACAAATTGATGGGTCTGTGAACTTCTACAGAGACTTGGACCACTACAAGAATGGCTTTGAGCATGCTGCAGGAGACCACTGGCTGGG GTGA